From the Chitinophaga lutea genome, the window CCAGGATTTGCGGTACGCAGCGCAGGGAATAGTATTCCTGCACTTTATCTTTAAAAATCTCTTCTTCCAGTTCTTTATACAGATGGTCCGGCCGGTGCCTGATCATCTTGCTGCCGTTCAGCATGGCGCGCATCAGTTCGGCCACCGCGTTCTGGCCGGCGTGTTTTTTCACCACGTTCAGCTCGTAGCTCAGGTGATCGTCGAACGCTTCCACCACTTCGTTGATCATGGCGGAAAGGGCGCAGCTCCACATCAGCAGTTTACGCGCTTCGATGATGTTCACAAGGGCGATGCCCGTCATGGCCGAGGTACCGTTGATCACGGCGAGGCCTTCGCGGATGTGCACCTGCATGGGTTTGAGGCCCAGCTGTTTGTACACTTCGGCGGCGGGACGGATCTCTTCTTCATACAGCACGTTCCCTTCGCCGATCAGCGCATGGGCCAGGTGGGCCAATTGCACCAGGTCGCCGCTGGCGCCTACGCCGCCGTGCTCGTATATGCAGGGGTAAATGTTATGGTTGATGAGGTCGCGCAACAGCTGTACCGCTTCCGGATGCACGCCGGAATGCGCCTGCATGAAACTGCTCAGGCGGGCGATCATGAGGCTTTTGGTGAGCACCGGCGCCAGGCATTTGCCTGCCCCCGAGCTATGGCTGCGGATAAGGTTGTATTGCAGCTGGAAAGTATCCTTCTCCGGGATGCGGTATTGGGCCATGGGGCCGAACCCGGTGTTAATGCCGTAAATGAGCTTTTTGGCGGAAAAAGCTTTCAGAAACTCGAAATTCTCTTTAACCTGCTGAACGGCAGCCTCTTCCAGCACCAGCTCCTCTCCTTCAAACAGCACCCGATGCACTTCTTCAAGGGAAAGCATCTTACTTCCTAGAACGACCATTATATTAAATTAAATTATTTGATGATGTAAAAAAGTGCCCAAAATTAGTATAAAGATGTTTTTTTTCTAATATTCTCCTTAAATATTTTTGGACAGATTACACGGTACCTGCCTGGCATTCATTGATTTACTCCTTTCTGATGAGGTCTCCGGTCTTTTTTTTTAAACAAACGGTTAGTTGTGACATAATACCTTAAAACGCTGCCCATCCATTGGAAGGGCAGCGTTTCACGATGTAAATGTATTACTCTTCTTCAATATTTTCAGGGGGCGTCACCAATATTTTGTCGATGCGGTGGGCATCCATATCCACAATTTCGAAGGTAAAATTGCGCCATTCCAGTTTTTCGCCCGTTTGGGGAATATGTTCGAGATGATGGAGGATGAAGCCGGCCAGGGTGTCGAATTCCTGCTCGAATTCGGCCATCTGGTCTTCCATATCAAATTCGCTGAGAAAATCGTAGAAGGGTATCTGGGCGTCGATGAGGTACGACCCGTCGTCGCGCTTCACCATGTTGTAATCGTCCTGCCCGGTTTCCGGCATATCGCCCACGATGGCTTCGAGGATGTCGTTCAGGGTGATCATGCCGAGGAAAGTACCGTATTCGTCCACGATAAAGGCGGCATGTATCTGCGTTTCCTTGAACTTTTCGAGCACCTGGTAGGCGGTGTTGTTGTCGGGGATGAAGAGGGGTTTCTTCATGATGTCTTTCAGCACGGCGAGGTTACCGGCGGCATAGAGGTCCTTGATGGTCAGGATGCCCTTGATATGGTCGATCTGCCCGTCGCACACGGGATATACGGAGTGCGGGGCGGCTTTGATCTTGCGTTTGTAGCTTTCGCCTTCCTCGCTGACGTCGAGCCAGATGATGTCTGTCCGGTGGGTCATGAGCGAGGTGATGTTCCGGTCGCCGAGGTGGAACACGCGCTCGATGATCTCCTGCTCGGTTTCCTCGATGGCGCCTGACGAGGTGCCTTCGCTGATGATGGCCTTGATCTCCTCTTCCGTGACGTTACTGTCCGAGGTGCGCTTCAAACCGGTAATACGCACCAGTACGTTGGTGGACCGGCTCAACAGCCATACGAACGGAAAGGTGACGCGGGAAATGAAGTACATGGGCTGGGCCAGCACTTTGGCGATCTTTTCGGGGTTGGCCAGGCCGATACGCTTCGGGAACAGCTCCCCCAGCACGAGGGTGAAATAGGTGATGGCGATAACCAGCAGCGCGGTAGCGATGCCGTTGCTGTAAGGCGCAAACAGGGGAATGGTGTCGATGAAACCTTTCACATCCTCCTTCAGCTGCTCGCCGGAGTACAGACCCGTTAAAATACCGATCAGCGTAATGCCGATCTGTACGGTAGAGAGGAACGTATCCGGGTTATTGGACAGTTTCAGTGCTACTTTGGCTTTTTCGTCCCCTTGCCTGGCTGCGTTTTCCAACCGCACTTTGCGGGCAGATACCAAGGCTATCTCCGCCATTGAGAAGATACCGTTGAGCAAAATAAGGACGAGGATAATGACGACTTCCATAATATATGAGCCTAAAAATAAAAAATTATTCAAATATCAGCGTAACAAATGCCAAAGCGATGCCGGCGGCGATGGCCAGTATCTTCCTGCGGCTCAGTTCGTGGTGTTTGGTGCCGCTTTCGTAAAAGATCGTGGTGGAAATATGTAAAAACGCGCCGATCACCAGCGCTACCAGGTAAATGAGCGAATCGGTGACTACGTGGAATTCCCGGCCGAGGGAAGCCGCAAGGATGGCGGACAGCGGCGTGATCACTGAAAAAATGAGCAGGATGCGCCACAACTGCCCCTTGGTTTGATGGGCATGCAGCATCACCGTGATCAATGTGAGCGCTTCGGGCACTTTATGCGCCATCACGCCCAGCATCAGCGAAGGCAGGGCGGATTTGTCTTCATAATGAAAGCCCAGCGGAATACCTTCCATAAAGGCGTGAATCGACAGCCCGATGAGCAGCGGCATCACGGCCACATGGTGATGGTTGCCATCCGGCAGGTGGGTATGCCCGTGCTCCATGCCATGGCTGAGCTGCTGCAGGAACACCTGCAGGAAAAAACCGAGCACGATGTAAATGCCGGCGGAATGCCCCAGTTCGTGGTACACTTCGGGCAGCAGGTGCATGATGGTGATGCCGAACAGGAACGCGCCGGTGAATGCCAGCAGGTAAATGGGCAGGTTGGGGTGAACGCGCTTGACCAGCATGGGAATCATGCCCCCGCCGATGGTAGCGGCCAGTATGAGTATCAGGTATGTAATGTTCATGTTGTTTTTTCCAGCTCCAGTCTGATCCTTCTTTGAAAAAATCCGCCGCTCAGCAGGCCGGCCAGTATTCCCAGCAGGGCGCCCCCCAGTATGTCAGTGGGGTAATGCACCCCTACGTACACCTGGGAATAGCCGATGATGGCCGCCCAGAAGAAAAACAGCCAGGCCCATTTTCCGATCTGTGGCCTTAAAGTTAAAAAAGAAAACATCGCCAGGCCAAAATGGTTGGCGGCATGGGAAGAAGTAAAGCTGCCGCTCATGGGGCAATATGTCACCAGCACGCGCACATAGGGCGCAATCAGCGGGTCGCGGCAGGGCCGCAGCCGGGCCACGGCGTCTTTGAAAAACATGCTCGACTGGTCGGTAAGGGCAA encodes:
- a CDS encoding phosphatase PAP2 family protein, translating into METLLTWDLKLFFYINGKWNNGFLDFLLPWMREPYFWAPLYLFLAVFVVYNYKWRGFFWMVFFIVTFALTDQSSMFFKDAVARLRPCRDPLIAPYVRVLVTYCPMSGSFTSSHAANHFGLAMFSFLTLRPQIGKWAWLFFFWAAIIGYSQVYVGVHYPTDILGGALLGILAGLLSGGFFQRRIRLELEKTT
- a CDS encoding ZIP family metal transporter is translated as MNITYLILILAATIGGGMIPMLVKRVHPNLPIYLLAFTGAFLFGITIMHLLPEVYHELGHSAGIYIVLGFFLQVFLQQLSHGMEHGHTHLPDGNHHHVAVMPLLIGLSIHAFMEGIPLGFHYEDKSALPSLMLGVMAHKVPEALTLITVMLHAHQTKGQLWRILLIFSVITPLSAILAASLGREFHVVTDSLIYLVALVIGAFLHISTTIFYESGTKHHELSRRKILAIAAGIALAFVTLIFE
- a CDS encoding hemolysin family protein, with the protein product MEVVIILVLILLNGIFSMAEIALVSARKVRLENAARQGDEKAKVALKLSNNPDTFLSTVQIGITLIGILTGLYSGEQLKEDVKGFIDTIPLFAPYSNGIATALLVIAITYFTLVLGELFPKRIGLANPEKIAKVLAQPMYFISRVTFPFVWLLSRSTNVLVRITGLKRTSDSNVTEEEIKAIISEGTSSGAIEETEQEIIERVFHLGDRNITSLMTHRTDIIWLDVSEEGESYKRKIKAAPHSVYPVCDGQIDHIKGILTIKDLYAAGNLAVLKDIMKKPLFIPDNNTAYQVLEKFKETQIHAAFIVDEYGTFLGMITLNDILEAIVGDMPETGQDDYNMVKRDDGSYLIDAQIPFYDFLSEFDMEDQMAEFEQEFDTLAGFILHHLEHIPQTGEKLEWRNFTFEIVDMDAHRIDKILVTPPENIEEE
- a CDS encoding HAL/PAL/TAL family ammonia-lyase; amino-acid sequence: MVVLGSKMLSLEEVHRVLFEGEELVLEEAAVQQVKENFEFLKAFSAKKLIYGINTGFGPMAQYRIPEKDTFQLQYNLIRSHSSGAGKCLAPVLTKSLMIARLSSFMQAHSGVHPEAVQLLRDLINHNIYPCIYEHGGVGASGDLVQLAHLAHALIGEGNVLYEEEIRPAAEVYKQLGLKPMQVHIREGLAVINGTSAMTGIALVNIIEARKLLMWSCALSAMINEVVEAFDDHLSYELNVVKKHAGQNAVAELMRAMLNGSKMIRHRPDHLYKELEEEIFKDKVQEYYSLRCVPQILGPIYDTLVHAETIVVGELNSVSDNPVVDHRHQNVYHGGNFHGDYISLEMDKVKIAMTKLSMLSERQLNYLLNDKLNHKFPPFMNLGKLGFNFGMQGVQFTATSTVAENQTLSFPMYIHSIPNNNDNQDIVSMGCNAAQMTYKVIENTFEVLTVQIMTLLQAVDYLNCQDKLAGFSRRIYQDVRAIFPKFIDDAPRYADVQRIKAYLMRNEPSVVTETKTGKRQKSSVQ